One genomic segment of Apostichopus japonicus isolate 1M-3 chromosome 23, ASM3797524v1, whole genome shotgun sequence includes these proteins:
- the LOC139964457 gene encoding uncharacterized protein isoform X5 produces the protein MIQTKLQVLTACVSPEKYPMIRNEEIKQNTLNHRNAEDKRKHKMMSPGVEVKTTTIRSSDGPVRYAFDLDVDYITERIIAMSFPSGGPEAQYRSNLKDVVNMLKTKHHNKYIIFNLSKRRNDIIKMNDQVLDVGWHDSLAPPLERLCSICKQIETWLKKDSQNVAVLHCKGSRSPIGVVVLAYMNYINITANSETTLDRYAMKRFMEAKTDRHVQPSQFRYEEYFTGLLTGAISINSAPLYLHHIVIHGVPNYDANGGCRPFIRLYQGMQTVYTSGVYTVPEGTTKFVITLDKALPLRGDILVKCYHKKFRSSTRDVVFRCQFHTTAVVEYRLLFGKQDLDDACTDARFPPFTKVEFIFSSTGDSLHNSDYVSHSNFPVDNGDDPLIRWDSYENFSKLVDGLDSEPESPQPNGGNNNNLSPGPHQKYIYVSDGSPYAQVQKTPSFSKPSEPVILQQSHEPQAHHQPPSNTHANGPTRSNPYSTHNGPTAGPSTSNGPTSGPSMKGPQMSGNPVERTPSGRQLDFKEQRELEELLRGIEDTKGLGDVAGENNNQVPGSPQKSPVVESPGNRRIVSVHAELKNAPISMKKSSPIRPIVEEEFENSPRNREQSSPPVLNGGRQHHVEEAITPQQVSSVQSAPPTTDRDRVTASRPVPNNSMNMQPLPNGNVLHDRVQGVPFEHANPTYDYTEKDQGYPKRTVEIEEPMTEVRLKPAQVQLHSLGEKRSESLPPSRSPSNVGNYQPQPLRAQQQKIKFVTQYDDPNASGSSSSHVTSPPLGRPRPSDDGFQWLQRQQDKLKEQKEKDVGPTDRYSNPLQVREPGVQPSYQGGVHQSAPSQADVFNYSPGMSYSSSGLHSPGNSVKSEPINTSSSSRPYIPDNRTWLEQQQTKLRERRQRERLPVDPSHPLQVDTSYSASQLPSQPSSVSSVRSDVSGFSNTPYSQQRQADSMASRRGHLPEPLHMAGGGGQTEAYQQPPPRRGPPTPAYGYDNMSTTPRQGVLSPTSGPLLEPSSHGNHYHLNHHRHHRQNIAPAISQGSYRSPYPSTAGQTGSATNADRHTVTHTSASLCKSGPLQNHSDEETVTKTVQKKKRTILVYPQSVTDSERTQTESQCNLQEITPKPQTVKQTPQVIDTLRHVPTGREQTLNKSFESERYRDISDTYRPQHVMSSHIDQRSLIGQSLEKQQKCENGQQKDGTSISDITMRGNRSSIDSENGKSKEHDSGYSSSATDASSNKSQSPKSSDREGLRGRELDNAHSSQIDSSLSFLHQTSLQFLQNVLSSPRPPQRGNSLEDVANPNRSTSRTIPPGTSSKAGSDGGQSDSETQPSYDWVMHRIRQLRQSSDKDLSTENTGESLRDSPDTNPDQSPLEVELSNFRRENKSTHSDDQSRSAFVNQRSSRPERRQPNTSVRSSSETREYTPRIHQGMIGRNRRDLFTNNDDLLIQEKSMHVHGPVTNTHDSNTQRDMQDTNHRNRPVRSEKLVRVRGNLALTKELDDAMRTLQIWGDRIQALSSLCKDSSKNKGIVDPAAKPLGNHSVDPRPHQDHQTPLQRKSDTLLSRESGKEDNRLFIDESVSRSKGEVEANANNSANVYSPNKYTLDTSLPSKPSSSQPVNRSNSLGGYESDSAIQYKPSKMREDEAESWMQNPGGLPSQESEYWNRIEGLRSPGERSPRDMHSSNESLPNGGTTPKFPVGPNMVRTCIAVVGKPPHGPDEPHPLNPNRETPGNEDLMDASFPRYPEPARKLITNTRPTPAQEPPLRVRQLEPAQFQINEIPSDGRQSHPLEAKVDKVTAQSPQFAESQPWRRTPVSNDNRPLPQNNVHVDVKSLEALLESVSPTETRGGVPDRPTSPWSYNDMGGRGVNGPQYPSSQHRPQEPEIHYAQVDIESTKSRQPSRQPAEPVMYAHIQAKPTNNQQMSQPSLELSQPPSFRYHNHVPAGSQPSYQQQPHNPVEEPISKTQLSPTKVVIEDLPSDRLGQPHRQSPVVGQTTPSSRTMPIDAQVVVENRQQVVNSSPAYVKPSQSLPAVSGQMQPTSTTVYPGQQPTAQLDNPGPHPPSSRSPNAQQVVPHYMQQPQRAVIEQSLPRTPQNVPVQQSPYGSPQHVPRQTALQHTPQQYASPQQYASPQQYASPPQAHISPLQVQPTQQHAPHRVLYTQEIKQETVQSQQYQPRMQLQQQPASPQQQQQPLYQQQQPQQQQQQQQRPVQQQQQQQHLYQREQPQQEQTTYKHRQQHPQLQRLQQQSPGGEPPAISFSEATPPPKHVNQQESPIFQQSVGGEESARSPDLQSLEPTSGPPPVYPTYSDRMKNKPQPLYPTFSDRHRRGHPRIDESFASPPNGNYKTLYDNRSGNRGRGSSGSDGSAVSPGTTSPVRQAVSPAGPSPIQSGRSTPSNFYLMPLTSPYGSNNSLADPNKEHVRFVKDLSSWWYKPHITREDAIHLLRDKQPGTFVVRDSNSFPGAFGLAIKVSQAPVNAPPKKGGDPGNELIRHFLIEPNTRGVRLKGCTNEPIFGSLSALIYQHTLTQLALPCKLVLPDVDPAGGVDSPDAIDPKSAAALLQQGAACSVLYLQCVDMESLTGPSAVREAITRVMNQKDRPKGVKVHFKVSLKGVTLTDSGRKLFFRKHYPVESILYCGMDPGSRKFPRMEGQDSPDAKCFGFVSRKPGSLTDNQCMVFAEHEVEQPASAIVSFVTKVLLGSKQIKTP, from the exons GTCCTTGACGTCGGATGGCACGATTCTCTGGCTCCTCCTCTAGAGAGGCTCTGTAGCATCTGCAAACAAATTGAAACTTGGTTGAAGAAAGATTCTCAGAATGTAGCCGTGTTGCACTGTAAG GGAAGCAGATCTCCCATCGGTGTTGTGGTCTTAGCTTACATGAACTACATCAATATAACTGCAAA TTCCGAGACTACTCTGGACAGATATGCTATGAAGAGGTTCATGGAAGCCAAGACTGACAGACACGTTCAACCGTCGCAGTTCCGTTATGAAGAGTACTTCACTGGACTTCTAACTGGTGCAATTTCCATAAACAGTGCTCCATTGTACCTGCACCATATTGTCATCCACGGAGTTCCAAACTACGATGCTAATGGAG GCTGCAGACCTTTCATTAGGTTGTACCAAGGAATGCAGACAGTGTACACATCCGGTGTATA TACTGTGCCAGAGGGGACAACTAAATTTGTGATTACCTTGGACAAAGCTTTGCCTTTGAGGGGTGACATTTTG GTCAAATGTTACCACAAGAAGTTCAGGTCCAGCACAAGAGATGTTGTCTTTCGTTGTCAGTTTCACACTACAGCGGTGGTAGAATACAGACTCTTGTTTGGAAAACAAGACCTCGATGATGCCTGTACAG ATGCACGTTTCCCACCATTCACAAAGGTGGAGTTCATTTTCTCGTCGACTGGAGATAGCTTGCACAACAGTGATTATGTGTCACACAGTAACTTCCCTGTAGATAACGGAGATGATCCACTTATAAGGTGGGATTCGTACGAAAATTTCAGCAAGTTAGTGGACGGTCTTG ATTCAGAACCTGAAAGTCCTCAGCCTAATGGTGGGAATAATAACAACCTTTCCCCTGGTCCTCATCAGAAGTACATTTATGTCTCTGATGGTAGTCCTTACGCACAGGTCCAAAAGACGCCCTCTTTCAGTAAACCAAGTGAGCCTGTGATCTTACAACAATCTCATGAACCACAAGCTCATCATCAGCCCCCATCGAACACTCATGCTAATGGTCCTACCAGATCAAACCCCTATAGCACCCATAATGGCCCCACTGCTGGGCCTTCTACAAGTAATGGGCCTACCAGTGGACCGTCGATGAAAGGGCCGCAGATGTCCGGTAACCCAGTCGAACGCACGCCTAGCGGGCGACAGCTGGATTTCAAAGAGCAGCGAGAACTGGAGGAGTTACTCCGGGGCATTGAAGACACTAAGGGGTTGGGAGATGTAGCTGGTGAAAACAACAACCAGGTGCCAGGAAGTCCCCAGAAATCACCG GTAGTTGAATCTCCTGGAAACAGAAGAATTGTCAGTGTCCATGCAGAGCTGAAAAATGCACCCATCTCAATGAAGAAATCAAGCCCAATTAGACCCATAGTTGAGGAGGAATTTGAGAATTCTCCGAGGAACAGAGAACAAAGCTCGCCACCAGTTTTAAATGGTGGACGACAGCATCACGTGGAAGAGGCCATAACACCACAGCAAGTCTCGTCAGTGCAAAGTGCACCACCGACAACAGATCGGGATAGAGTGACAGCGAGCAGGCCTGTGCCAAATAACTCAATGAATATGCAACCCTTGCCAAATGGAAACGTGTTACATGACAGAGTTCAGGGTGTCCCCTTTGAACATGCTAATCCTACTTACGATTACACCGAGAAGGATCAGGGTTATCCCAAAAGGACGGTAGAAATAGAGGAACCAATGACAGAAGTGAGGCTGAAACCAGCCCAGGTGCAGTTGCATTCACTCGGAGAAAAGAGGAGTGAGAGTTTACCTCCCTCGAGGTCCCCGTCAAATGTCGGCAACTATCAACCTCAACCCCTCAGAGCTCAACAGCAAAAGATCAAATTTGTCACACAGTACGATGATCCTAATGCGAGCGGGTCGTCATCCAGTCATGTGACCAGTCCACCACTTGGCCGACCCAGGCCATCCGACGATGGTTTCCAGTGGCTCCAGAGACAGCAAGACAAGTTGAAAGAGCAGAAAGAGAAGGACGTAGGGCCAACCGATCGCTATAGCAACCCTCTTCAGGTTAGAGAGCCTGGTGTTCAACCTTCTTATCAGGGCGGTGTCCATCAGAGTGCACCATCACAAGCAGACGTATTCAATTATAGCCCTGGTATGTCATACTCGTCTAGCGGGCTTCATTCACCAGGAAACAGTGTCAAGTCAGAGCCAATCAACACCTCCTCATCCAGCAGACCGTACATCCCCGACAACCGGACCTGGCTCGAGCAGCAACAGACGAAGCTGCGAGAGAGGAGGCAACGGGAGAGGTTGCCAGTAGATCCGTCACACCCACTTCAAGTAGACACAAGCTACAGTGCCTCACAACTTCCTTCCCAACCATCGTCAGTCTCCTCGGTGAGAAGTGACGTGTCAGGCTTCAGCAACACACCGTACTCACAACAAAGACAAGCTGACAGTATGGCATCCAGAAGAGGTCATCTGCCTGAACCACTCCACATGGCAGGAGGAGGAGGCCAAACAGAAGCGTATCAGCAACCACCCCCACGAAGAGGGCCTCCAACCCCAGCTTACGGCTATGACAATATGAGTACGACCCCACGTCAAGGTGTGTTGTCACCTACCTCTGGACCGCTCCTGGAACCAAG CTCCCATGGTAATCATTATCATCTTAatcaccatcgtcatcatcgtcaaaATATTGCTCCCGCTATAAGTCAAGGAAGCTACCGGTCCCCCTACCCCTCGACTGCCGGACAAACTGGGTCGGCCACAAATGCAGACAGACACACCGTCACTCACACTTCAGCTTCGCTTTGTAAATCTGGTCCTCTGCAAAACCACAGCGATGAAGAAACAGTAACGAAAACTGTTcagaagaaaaagagaacaaTACTTGTTTATCCTCAGTCCGTAACGGATTCTGAGAGAACCCAAACCGAGAGCCAATGTAATCTCCAGGAAATAACccccaaaccacaaacagtTAAGCAAACTCCCCAAGTGATTGATACACTCCGTCATGTTCCCACTGGAAGAGAGCAAACCCTTAACAAGAGTTTTGAGTCAGAGAGATACCGAGACATTTCGGATACTTACAGACCCCAGCATGTCATGTCCTCCCATATCGATCAAAGGTCACTAATTGGACAGTCCCTTGAAAAGcaacaaaaatgtgaaaatgggCAGCAAAAAGATGGCACGTCCATCTCCGATATAACGATGAGGGGGAATCGTAGCTCAATTGATTCTGAGAATGGCAAAAGTAAAGAGCATGACTCTGGTTACTCATCATCGGCTACCGATGCGTCTTCAAACAAATCGCAGAGTCCTAAAAGCAGCGACAGGGAGGGATTAAGAGGCAGGGAATTAGATAATGCACATTCATCTCAAATTGACAGTTCTTTGAGTTTCTTACATCAGACTTCGCttcaatttttgcaaaatgtcCTCTCTAGCCCAAGACCACCTCAAAGAGGTAATAGTCTAGAAGATGTTGCCAACCCAAATCGTTCTACCTCGAGAACCATCCCTCCCGGGACCTCCTCTAAGGCCGGCAGTGATGGTGGTCAGAGTGATTCTGAAACACAGCCATCGTATGATTGGGTCATGCATAGAATAAGACAACTGAGACAATCCTCAGACAAAGATCTTAGTACTGAAAATACTGGTGAAAGTCTAAGGGATTCTCCCGATACTAACCCAGACCAAAGCCCATTAGAAGTAGAGTTATCTAATTTTAGGAGGGAAAACAAATCCACACATAGTGATGATCAGAGTAGGTCTGCATTTGTGAACCAGAGAAGCTCTCGCCCAGAACGAAGGCAACCAAATACCTCCGTGCGATCTAGTTCCGAGACAAGGGAATATACCCCGAGAATTCACCAGGGTATGATTGGCCGAAACCGGAGAGATCTGTTCACGAATAACGATGACCTTTTGATTCAGGAAAAATCCATGCATGTTCATGGTCCAGTCACTAATACGCATGATTCTAACACACAACGTGACATGCAAGATACTAACCATAGAAACAGACCCGTACGATCTGAAAAATTGGTACGGGTCCGGGGGAATTTAGCTCTGACAAAGGAGTTAGATGATGCCATGAGAACGTTACAGATTTGGGGGGATAGAATACAGGCCTTATCATCTCTGTGCAAAGACTCTTCTAAAAATAAAGGGATTGTAGATCCTGCTGCTAAACCATTAGGGAATCATTCTGTTGACCCTAGACCCCATCAGGACCACCAAACGCCTCTGCAAAGGAAGTCTGATACGCTGCTGAGCAGAGAGTCAGGGAAGGAGGATAACAGGCTCTTCATCGATGAATCTGTCTCAAGATCCAAAGGAGAAGTAGAGGCTAATGCAAACAATAGTGCCAATG TTTACAGTCCGAATAAGTATACCTTGGATACAAGCTTACCATCCAAGCCCAGTAGCTCACAGCCTGTCAATAGGAGTAACTCCCTTGGTGGTTACGAGTCTGACTCAGCCATTCAGTACAAACCAAGTAAAATGCGAGAAGACGAGGCTGAATCGTGGATGCAGAACCCTGGTGGACTACCTTCGCAG GAAAGTGAGTACTGGAACAGAATTGAGGGTCTACGATCTCCCGGTGAGAGGTCTCCCAGAGATATGCACTCATCCAACGAAAGTTTGCCAAACGGTGGTACCACTCCCAAGTTTCCTGTTGGCCCCAACATGGTCCGAACTTGCATTGCAGTCGTTGGGAAACCCCCTCATG GTCCTGATGAGCCTCACCCACTCAACCCGAATAGGGAAACACCTGGTAATGAGGACCTAATGGATGCCTCGTTTCCGAGATACCCCGAGCCAGCCAGGAAACTTATTACTAATACCAGACCTACACCTGCTCAGGAGCCACCTCTTCGGGTTCGTCAGTTAGAACCAGCTCAGTTTCAGATCAATGAGATTCCATCTGATGGAAGGCAGTCACACCCATTGGAAGCAAAGGTTGATAAAGTTACTGCCCAATCTCCTCAGTTTGCTGAGAGTCAACCATGGAGGAGGACTCCTGTCAGTAATGACAACAGACCATTGCCACAAAATAATGTACATGTTGATGTGAAATCTTTGGAGGCACTTTTGGAGAGTGTGTCACCCACAGAGACCAGAGGGGGAGTGCCAGACAGGCCAACCAGCCCTTGGTCTTATAATGATATGGGTGGGAGGGGAGTTAATGGACCTCAATATCCCTCTAGTCAGCACAGACCTCAAGAGCCCGAGATTCACTATGCACAAGTTGACATTGAGTCGACAAAATCTAGACAACCAAGTCGACAGCCAGCTGAACCCGTCATGTATGCCCACATCCAGGCCAAACCGACGAATAATCAGCAGATGTCACAGCCATCATTAGAACTTTCACAGCCTCCCTCATTTAGGTATCACAACCATGTACCAGCGGGTTCCCAGCCATCCTACCAACAACAGCCACATAACCCAGTAGAGGAACCAATCTCCAAAACTCAACTGTCACCTACCAAGGTGGTCATTGAGGACTTGCCATCAGACAGATTGGGTCAGCCTCACCGCCAATCGCCCGTAGTTGGTCAGACGACACCATCTTCTCGTACAATGCCCATTGATGCCCAAGTTGTGGTTGAAAACAGACAACAAGTGGTGAACTCTTCTCCTGCTTATGTCAAGCCATCACAGTCCCTACCTGCTGTATCAGGACAGATGCAACCAACATCAACAACTGTTTACCCAGGTCAACAACCAACAGCACAGCTTGATAACCCTGGGCCACATCCACCATCAAGTCGATCACCAAATGCTCAACAAGTCGTACCACACTACATGCAACAGCCGCAGCGTGCCGTCATAGAGCAGTCTCTTCCCCGGACACCTCAAAATGTGCCTGTGCAGCAGTCACCGTATGGTTCCCCTCAACATGTGCCCAGGCAGACAGCTCTCCAGCACACCCCTCAACAGTATGCCTCCCCTCAACAGTATGCCTCTCCTCAACAGTATGCCTCTCCTCCTCAAGCACATATTTCACCATTGCAAGTACAACCGACACAACAACATGCACCTCATAGGGTGCTGTATACTCAGGAGATCAAACAAGAGACAGTGCAGTCGCAACAGTATCAGCCTAGGATGCAACTACAACAGCAACCAGCATCTCCtcaacagcagcagcagccaTTGTACCAGCAGCAACAACctcaacagcagcaacaacaacaacagagaCCTgtacagcaacaacaacagcaacagcaTTTATATCAACGAGAACAGCCACAACAAGAGCAGACAACATACAAACATCGGCAGCAACATCCTCAGTTGCAACGACTTCAGCAACAGAGTCCAGGAGGCGAACCGCCTGCTATTAGTTTCTCTGAGGCCACGCCCCCTCCAAAACACGTCAACCAACAGGAGTCTCCCATTTTCCAGCAGAGTGTGGGAGGGGAGGAATCAGCTAGGTCACCAGATCTCCAGAGTCTGGAACCGACAAGTGGACCTCCACCAGTGTATCCTACCTACAGTGATCGTATGAAGAACAAGCCACAACCTCTCTATCCCACTTTCAGTGACAGACACAGGAGAGGCCATCCACGGATAGACGAGTCGTTCGCTAGCCCACCAAACGGGAATTACAAAACACTGTATGACAACAGGAGTGGTAATAGAGGAAGGGGTTCTTCAGGAAG TGACGGTTCTGCAGTTTCACCTGGTACTACAAGCCCAGTAAGACAGGCTGTGTCCCCTGCTGGCCCATCACCGATACAGAGTGGTCGTAGCACACCCTCTAACTTCTATCTCATGCCCCTCACTTCACCGTATGGAAGCAACAACTCTCTAGCAG ATCCAAACAAGGAACATGTGAGGTTTGTGAAAGATTTGTCGTCATGGTGGTACAAGCCACACATCACTAGAGAAGATG CTATACACCTGTTGCGTGATAAACAACCCGGTACGTTTGTGGTGAGGGATAGCAATTCTTTCCCAGGAGCATTTGGACTGGCTATCAAAGTTTCCCAAGCTCCAGTTAATGCACCTCCGAAAAAAG GTGGAGATCCAGGGAATGAGCTGATCAGACACTTTTTGATTGAACCGAACACGAGAGGTGTAAGATTGAAAGGCTGTACCAACGAACCAATCTTTGGCAGTCTTTCTGCATTGATTTACCAACACACCCTCACTCAGCTTGCCTTACCGTGTAAACTAGTCCTGCCTGATGTTG ATCCAGCTGGAGGAGTTGACTCCCCGGATGCCATTGACCCTAAATCAGCTGCAGCATTGCTTCAGCAAGGAGCTG CATGCAGTGTGCTGTATCTTCAGTGTGTGGACATGGAATCACTGACCGGCCCAAGTGCAGTAAGGGAGGCCATAACGAGGGTCATGAATCAGAAGGATAGGCCAAAAGGGGTCAAAGTTCACTTTAAAGTTTCTCTGAAAGGTGTGACCCTGACAGACAGTGGGAGGAA ACTATTTTTCCGTAAGCATTACCCAGTGGAGTCCATCTTGTACTGTGGAATGGATCCCGGTTCCAGAAA